From the genome of Phalacrocorax aristotelis chromosome 15, bGulAri2.1, whole genome shotgun sequence, one region includes:
- the ARL6IP4 gene encoding ADP-ribosylation factor-like protein 6-interacting protein 4 isoform X1 has protein sequence MAHSQSRKRSRSRSKSNSRSRQGRKEKKRRKSSKDLCQGSSSPPRKQTSGSHKHKSSSAAGREEKKKEGKDKKKRQASTSSSETASSSTSSSSSSSSTSSDDSSDSDSKTKKSRHSKKKRVKQKDKKKKKRRIKKKSKKKSKERAKEEKAKEDMVPGPSLEQWQKESLVDSGPVLTDEQKSRIQAMKPMTKEEWDARQSVIRRVVDPETGRTRLIKGDGEVLEEIVSKERHKEINKQATRGDGLAFQVRTGMLQ, from the exons ATGGCCCACAGCCAGTCTCGGAAGCGCTCGCGAAGCAGGAGCAAAAGCAATTCTCGGAGCAgacaggggaggaaggagaagaaaaggaggaaaagcagcaaggacttatgccagggcagcagctctcctccaAGGAAGCAAACCTCTGGGTCTCACAAACACAAGTCGAGCTCAGCAGCAGGTAGGGAAG aaaagaagaaggaaggaaaggacaaaaagaaaaggcaggcaaGTACCTCTTCCTCTGAGACAGCATCTTcatccaccagctcctcctCGTCTTCCTCCAGCACCTCTTCTGATGACTCCAGTGACAGTGACTCCAAAACAAAGAAGAGTcgacacagcaaaaaaaagcgAGTGAAACAGAAGgataaaaagaagaagaagaggagaataaagaagaaatcaaaaaagAAGTCAAAGGAAAGGGCTAAGGAGGAGAAAGCCAAGGAAGACATGGTGCCTGGTCCCTCGCTGGAGCAGTGGCAGAAGGAGTCACTGGTGGACTCCGGACCAG TTTTGACAGATGAACAAAAATCCCGAATCCAGGCTATGAAGCCAATGACAAAGGAAGAATGGGATGCGAGGCAGAGTGTCATAAGGAGAGTCGTGGATCCCGAAACGGGGAGAACCAG GCTTATTAAGGGAGATGGAGAAGTACTAGAAGAAATCGTCAGCAAGGAGAGACACAAGGAGATTAACAAG CAAGCGACGCGGGGGGACGGGCTGGCCTTCCAGGTGAGGACGGGGATGCTGCAGTGA
- the ARL6IP4 gene encoding ADP-ribosylation factor-like protein 6-interacting protein 4 isoform X4, producing MAHSQSRKRSRSRSKSNSRSRQGRKEKKRRKSSKDLCQGSSSPPRKQTSGSHKHKSSSAAEKKKEGKDKKKRQASTSSSETASSSTSSSSSSSSTSSDDSSDSDSKTKKSRHSKKKRVKQKDKKKKKRRIKKKSKKKSKERAKEEKAKEDMVPGPSLEQWQKESLVDSGPDEQKSRIQAMKPMTKEEWDARQSVIRRVVDPETGRTRLIKGDGEVLEEIVSKERHKEINKQATRGDGLAFQVRTGMLQ from the exons ATGGCCCACAGCCAGTCTCGGAAGCGCTCGCGAAGCAGGAGCAAAAGCAATTCTCGGAGCAgacaggggaggaaggagaagaaaaggaggaaaagcagcaaggacttatgccagggcagcagctctcctccaAGGAAGCAAACCTCTGGGTCTCACAAACACAAGTCGAGCTCAGCAGCAG aaaagaagaaggaaggaaaggacaaaaagaaaaggcaggcaaGTACCTCTTCCTCTGAGACAGCATCTTcatccaccagctcctcctCGTCTTCCTCCAGCACCTCTTCTGATGACTCCAGTGACAGTGACTCCAAAACAAAGAAGAGTcgacacagcaaaaaaaagcgAGTGAAACAGAAGgataaaaagaagaagaagaggagaataaagaagaaatcaaaaaagAAGTCAAAGGAAAGGGCTAAGGAGGAGAAAGCCAAGGAAGACATGGTGCCTGGTCCCTCGCTGGAGCAGTGGCAGAAGGAGTCACTGGTGGACTCCGGACCAG ATGAACAAAAATCCCGAATCCAGGCTATGAAGCCAATGACAAAGGAAGAATGGGATGCGAGGCAGAGTGTCATAAGGAGAGTCGTGGATCCCGAAACGGGGAGAACCAG GCTTATTAAGGGAGATGGAGAAGTACTAGAAGAAATCGTCAGCAAGGAGAGACACAAGGAGATTAACAAG CAAGCGACGCGGGGGGACGGGCTGGCCTTCCAGGTGAGGACGGGGATGCTGCAGTGA
- the ARL6IP4 gene encoding ADP-ribosylation factor-like protein 6-interacting protein 4 isoform X2, which translates to MAHSQSRKRSRSRSKSNSRSRQGRKEKKRRKSSKDLCQGSSSPPRKQTSGSHKHKSSSAAEKKKEGKDKKKRQASTSSSETASSSTSSSSSSSSTSSDDSSDSDSKTKKSRHSKKKRVKQKDKKKKKRRIKKKSKKKSKERAKEEKAKEDMVPGPSLEQWQKESLVDSGPVLTDEQKSRIQAMKPMTKEEWDARQSVIRRVVDPETGRTRLIKGDGEVLEEIVSKERHKEINKQATRGDGLAFQVRTGMLQ; encoded by the exons ATGGCCCACAGCCAGTCTCGGAAGCGCTCGCGAAGCAGGAGCAAAAGCAATTCTCGGAGCAgacaggggaggaaggagaagaaaaggaggaaaagcagcaaggacttatgccagggcagcagctctcctccaAGGAAGCAAACCTCTGGGTCTCACAAACACAAGTCGAGCTCAGCAGCAG aaaagaagaaggaaggaaaggacaaaaagaaaaggcaggcaaGTACCTCTTCCTCTGAGACAGCATCTTcatccaccagctcctcctCGTCTTCCTCCAGCACCTCTTCTGATGACTCCAGTGACAGTGACTCCAAAACAAAGAAGAGTcgacacagcaaaaaaaagcgAGTGAAACAGAAGgataaaaagaagaagaagaggagaataaagaagaaatcaaaaaagAAGTCAAAGGAAAGGGCTAAGGAGGAGAAAGCCAAGGAAGACATGGTGCCTGGTCCCTCGCTGGAGCAGTGGCAGAAGGAGTCACTGGTGGACTCCGGACCAG TTTTGACAGATGAACAAAAATCCCGAATCCAGGCTATGAAGCCAATGACAAAGGAAGAATGGGATGCGAGGCAGAGTGTCATAAGGAGAGTCGTGGATCCCGAAACGGGGAGAACCAG GCTTATTAAGGGAGATGGAGAAGTACTAGAAGAAATCGTCAGCAAGGAGAGACACAAGGAGATTAACAAG CAAGCGACGCGGGGGGACGGGCTGGCCTTCCAGGTGAGGACGGGGATGCTGCAGTGA
- the ARL6IP4 gene encoding ADP-ribosylation factor-like protein 6-interacting protein 4 isoform X3 has protein sequence MAHSQSRKRSRSRSKSNSRSRQGRKEKKRRKSSKDLCQGSSSPPRKQTSGSHKHKSSSAAGREEKKKEGKDKKKRQASTSSSETASSSTSSSSSSSSTSSDDSSDSDSKTKKSRHSKKKRVKQKDKKKKKRRIKKKSKKKSKERAKEEKAKEDMVPGPSLEQWQKESLVDSGPDEQKSRIQAMKPMTKEEWDARQSVIRRVVDPETGRTRLIKGDGEVLEEIVSKERHKEINKQATRGDGLAFQVRTGMLQ, from the exons ATGGCCCACAGCCAGTCTCGGAAGCGCTCGCGAAGCAGGAGCAAAAGCAATTCTCGGAGCAgacaggggaggaaggagaagaaaaggaggaaaagcagcaaggacttatgccagggcagcagctctcctccaAGGAAGCAAACCTCTGGGTCTCACAAACACAAGTCGAGCTCAGCAGCAGGTAGGGAAG aaaagaagaaggaaggaaaggacaaaaagaaaaggcaggcaaGTACCTCTTCCTCTGAGACAGCATCTTcatccaccagctcctcctCGTCTTCCTCCAGCACCTCTTCTGATGACTCCAGTGACAGTGACTCCAAAACAAAGAAGAGTcgacacagcaaaaaaaagcgAGTGAAACAGAAGgataaaaagaagaagaagaggagaataaagaagaaatcaaaaaagAAGTCAAAGGAAAGGGCTAAGGAGGAGAAAGCCAAGGAAGACATGGTGCCTGGTCCCTCGCTGGAGCAGTGGCAGAAGGAGTCACTGGTGGACTCCGGACCAG ATGAACAAAAATCCCGAATCCAGGCTATGAAGCCAATGACAAAGGAAGAATGGGATGCGAGGCAGAGTGTCATAAGGAGAGTCGTGGATCCCGAAACGGGGAGAACCAG GCTTATTAAGGGAGATGGAGAAGTACTAGAAGAAATCGTCAGCAAGGAGAGACACAAGGAGATTAACAAG CAAGCGACGCGGGGGGACGGGCTGGCCTTCCAGGTGAGGACGGGGATGCTGCAGTGA